In one window of Hevea brasiliensis isolate MT/VB/25A 57/8 chromosome 10, ASM3005281v1, whole genome shotgun sequence DNA:
- the LOC131169384 gene encoding uncharacterized protein LOC131169384 encodes MRFGKKEMLEPRYIGPFEITDREGAVAYQLELPPNLSYVHPVFHISILREYASDSSHVLQPDIVELNENLTFVEQLVAIVDYQIRQLRSRQIPTVKVLWRSQSVEEFTWESKQNMRNKYPYLFDI; translated from the coding sequence atgagatttgggaagaaggagaTGTTGGAACCCCGATATATAGGCCCTTTTGAGATCACGGACAGGGAGGGAGCAGTTGCTTACCAGCTGGAATTACCACCAAACCTTTCTTATGTTCACCCAGTATTCCACATTTCAATACTTAGGGAGTATGCTTCCGATTCTTCTCATGTGCTGCAACCAGACATAGtagagttaaatgagaatttgacctTTGTGGAGCAActagtagccatagtagactatcaaATAAGACAGCTTCGATCAAGGCAGATCCCTACTGTTAAAGTCCTGTGGAGGAGTCAATCTGTGGAGGAATTTACTTGGGAGTCAAAGCAGAATATGCGCAACAAGTATCCATATTTATTTGATATATGA